One Drechmeria coniospora strain ARSEF 6962 chromosome 01, whole genome shotgun sequence genomic region harbors:
- a CDS encoding 60S ribosomal protein L20, translated as MRQSNSELPSRDKLLTLFFYAATRPRLVESRSVERSSPLRRIATSCHSAPVRATAAQTRPGMELRPLVRPAARLLNLRSSSTPSLLPFTCTRGHKTTARTKRSLKIAPHDSFLPDRSAPFPAADSIIYNPPASEASPAHTPFLFLPLDDPRRLALLRMRGGADAAALGSGEEQANLPPVMRYHRREPTYHLKEEDIAEMKRLRSEDPVKWSVGHLAQKFDCSPIFVKMVAPAPAGHLDWLRSKLDRKMARWGPKKTQAREDRRRRAEMLYRGEL; from the exons ATGCGG CAAAGCAATTCGGAGCTCCCATCACGCGACAAACTTTTGACCCTCTTCTTCTACGCGGCCACTCGCCCCCGCCTCGTCGAATCCAGGTCTGTCGAAAGGTCGAGTCCTCTCAGACGCATTGCGACGAGCTGCCATTCCGCCCCTGTCCGCGCGACAGCGGCTCAGACTCGTCCCGGCATGGAACTGCGACCCCTTGTTCGGCCGGCAGCGCGCTTGCTCAACCtccgctcctcctccacgcCCTCTCTCCTGCCCTTCACATGCACCCGCGGCCACAAGACGACGGCTCGCACGAAACGCTCGCTCAAAATAGCGCCGCACGACTCTTTCCTTCCCGACCGCTCCGCCCCtttccccgccgccgactccATCATCTACAACCCGCCAGCCTCCGAGGCCTCGCCCGCCCACACGCctttcctcttcctcccgcTCGACGACCCCCGTCGGCTCGCCCTCTTGCGCATGCGAGGAGgtgccgacgcggcggcgctcgGCTCGGGCGAGGAGCAAGCCAACCTTCCGCCCGTGATGCGCTATCACAGACGCGAGCCCACCTATCACCTCAAGGAGGAGGACATCGCCGAGATGAAGCGTCTGAGATCCGAGGATCCCGTCAAGTGGAGCGTCGGTCATCTGGCGCAAAAGTTCGACTGCTCGCCCATATTCGTCAAGATGGTTGCCCCCGCACCGGCCGGCCACCTCGACTGGCTCAGGAGCAAGTTGGATCGGAAAATGGCCCGATGGGGACCCAAGAAGACGCAGGCGAGGGAGGATCGCAGGAGGAGGGCCGAGATGCTGTACCGTGGCGAGCTATGA
- a CDS encoding GTPase activating protein — protein sequence MQGHAALARAGDSESDDWSRLQEQQHQAALSQTLELQRHAHRQLATVPLPDLPEVPHDSTESPPPSATSNRSPAGTSPISPRSGPVARAVTPDRSDAAAPGANAADWDGLSPLSPRELGYSLQPGSPGGALSPAGGSRRQGMVFNDTFAESYDGAAGRSPTVASHYRRKSSGQTRPRTRTIDTSMLLQRTATGLDHRLRIGSLGVSASQPLYDGPRSPALPSLDTIGHSSLPSSRYPEPPTPSKTKEKRSSKRSLRIQPHPPSPGPAPILSPVASVDSLPSPVMAKEPARLMYLIKSLKGRMRGEIEYQADAAAGWKSGFAYVDDERGFLMCNPAQNHGGAQFVTLIADLRGCRVLPVELPDADFAEPGMRCLELVTAEPQVMGESILLLRPAAADEWNLWLAALLSWQQVRPMRPKLVHGSSTSLVTPIRPGLRRQGHSDDSKSSNIIKVGTIMLWDKGPATMPRDISHRSSTRDPHSPVASWRGVSCILHENGEFKLLMENDVTVLSVIELSQLSRNAIQQLDHTVLDEKFCIAIFPLYASSATQLSIFRPVYLSLDSRVSFEVWFVLLRAFAVPDVYRLGGPDDDLTHEIGNDDDDDDAAHRDCKEIFRIEKKVVVRVTEAKIKARPVGLEPPPSPKLEQDPLVGNYLAEVMVDGEMRARTTTKTATKNPFWREDCEFEELPPTVTELTVILKSVDGDLEGAAKNRPAHPRETLCGRVDIALDKLERGKDHEEWREIVDERQVPMGSMLIKVSHVEIVALQAKEYEPLSEILHRFPSGLTTMISAALPGQLRRLSETFLNIFQASGSASDWLTALVEDEIDGIGSQASIKKFRYSNRMKSNESTESAATDRELLVRDMSKSLAGEANLLFRGNSLLTQSLEFHMRRLGTEYLGEMLRRKIGEIDGQNLDCEVDPSRLPQNVHGSELEHRWSRLILATTEVWQCIASSDEQLPAELRHILKFICGVAEDRYGDFLRTVTYTAVSGFLFLRFICPAILSPKLFGLTRDHPRPQAQRTLTLIAKVLQKLANMSTFGKREEWMEPMNKFLTTQRVVFRDFIDRVVGIPADRAVQGVPASYSTPITIMGRLGPGAREGFPTLPYLIDPAKSFASLVKLWVDARPTNLKDDQAEGDLVRFDEICHGLQKRAEVCLAKVETTRAAEVASRGAEKLAETMEQANLIEALSVPYGHEGPPGSSGSDGVDELRRCSDEGRRPDGKKSGGLRYAHSIAGGPLRARNGKVGRNILSGIMRMGSKAEGHEPRHHK from the coding sequence ATGCAAGGacacgccgccctcgcccgcgccggcgATAGCGAGTCCGACGACTGGTCTCGCCtccaggagcagcagcaccaggcGGCCCTCTCCCAAACCCTCGAGCTGCAGCGCCATGCCCACCGGCAGCTCGCCACCGTGCCCCTGCCCGATCTTCCCGAGGTGCCCCACGACTCGACAGAATCGCCCcccccgtcggcgacgagcaaccGATCGCCGGCCGGCACCTCCCCCATCTCTCCCAGGAGCGGCCCCGTCGCCCGCGCCGTCACGCCGGACAggtccgacgccgccgcgcccgGCGCCAACGCGGCCGACTGGGATGGCCTCTCGCCCCTCAGCCCCCGCGAGCTAGGGTACTCGCTTCAACCGGGCTCCCCTGGCGGCGCCCTGTCGCCCGCGGGCGGCAGCCGAAGGCAGGGCATGGTCTTCAACGACACCTTTGCCGAGTCCtacgatggcgccgccggcaggtCCCCCACCGTCGCCTCCCACTATCGGAGAAAGTCCAGCGGCcagacgcggccgaggacgaggaccaTCGACACCTCCATGCTCCTCCAGCGAACCGCCACCGGCCTCGACCACCGGCTCCGcatcggcagcctcggcgtcTCCGCCTCGCAGCCCCTGTACGACGGTCCGAGGTCGCCGGCGCTCCCCTCGCTCGACACCATCGGCCACTCGTCCCTGCCCTCGAGCCGGTATcccgagccgccgacgccctccaAGACCAAGGAGAAGCGGTCGAGCAAGCGGTCGCTCAGGATCCAGCCgcacccgccgtcgcccggacCGGCCCCCATCCTCTCCcccgtcgcctccgtcgaTTCCCTGCCCtcgcccgtcatggccaaggaGCCGGCGAGGCTGATGTACCTCATCAAGTCGCTCAAGGGAAGGATGCGCGGCGAGATCGAGTaccaggccgacgccgccgccggctggaaGTCTGGCTTCGCctacgtcgacgacgagcgcggGTTCCTCATGTGCAACCCGGCCCAGAACCACGGCGGTGCCCAGTTCGTCACCCTCATCGCCGACCTCCGCGGCTGCCGGGTCCTGCCCGTCGAGctccccgacgccgacttcGCCGAGCCCGGCATGCGctgcctcgagctcgtcacgGCCGAGCCCCAGGTCATGGGCGAATCGATCCTCCTCCTGCGTCCGGCCGCGGCGGACGAGTGGAACCTCtggctcgccgccctcctgAGCTGGCAGCAGGTTCGACCGATGCGCCCGAAGCTCGTCCacggcagctcgacgagcctCGTCACCCCCATCCGCCCGGGCCTGCGCCGCCAGGGGCACTCGGACGACTCCAAGAGCTCCAACATCATCAAGGTCGGCACCATCATGCTGTGGGACAAGGGCCCGGCCACGATGCCGCGCGACATCTCCCACCGGTCCTCGACCCGGGACCCGCACTCGCCCGTCGCCTCCTGGAGGGGCGTCTCGTGCATCCTTCACGAGAACGGCGAGTTCAAGCTGCTCATGGAAAACGACGTCACCGTCCTGTCCGTCATCGAGCTGTCGCAGCTGTCGCGCAACGCCATCCAGCAGCTCGACCAcaccgtcctcgacgagaagTTCTGCATAGCCATCTTTCCGCTGTAcgcatcctcggcgacgcagcTCTCCATCTTCCGTCCCGTCTACCTCTCGCTCGACAGCCGCGTCTCCTTCGAGGTCTGGTTCGTCCTGCTTCGCGCCTTTGCCGTCCCCGACGTCTACCGGTTGGGCGGTCCCGACGACGATTTGACGCACGAAatcggcaacgacgacgacgatgacgacgccgcccaTCGGGACTGCAAGGAAATCTTCCGCATCGAGAAGAAGGTGGTCGTGAGGGTGACGGAAGCCAAGATCAAGGCCCGGCCGGTGGGCCTGgaaccgccgccgtctcccaAGCTCGAGCAGGACCCGCTGGTGGGCAACTATCTCGCCGAAGtcatggtcgacggcgagatgcgggcgaggacgacgaccaagacggcgacgaagaatCCGTTCTGGAGGGAGGACTGCGAGTTCGAAGAGCTGCCGCCGACCGTCACCGAGCTGACGGTCATCCTGaagagcgtcgacggcgatctCGAGGGCGCGGCCAAGAACAGGCCAGCCCATCCACGGGAGACTCTGTGCGGCAGGGTGGACATTGCCCTCGACAAGCTCGAGCGCGGCAAGGACCACGAAGAGTGGCGCGAGATCGTGGACGAGAGGCAGGTGCCGATGGGGTCGATGCTCATCAAGGTGTCGCACGTCGAGATCGTCGCGCTCCAGGCAAAGGAGTACGAGCCGCTGTCGGAGATCCTGCACCGGTTCCCGTCAGGCCTCACGACCATGATCTCGGCCGCGCTGCCGGGCCAGCTGCGCCGGCTCTCGGAGACCTTTCTCAACATCTTCCAGGCGTCGGGCTCGGCGAGCGACTGGCTCACGGCgctggtcgaggacgagatcgacggcatcggcagccAGGCGTCGATCAAGAAGTTCCGGTACAGCAACCGGATGAAGTCGAACGAGTCGACCgagtcggccgccaccgaccGGGAGCTGCTCGTCCGGGACATGAGCAAATCGCTCGCGGGAGAGGCGAACCTGCTCTTCAGGGGAAACTCCCTGCTCACGCAGTCGCTCGAGTTCCACATGCGCCGGCTCGGGACCGAGTACCTCGGCGAGATGCTGCGGCGCAAGATTGGCGAGATCGATGGCCAGAACCTCGACTGCGAGGTCGACCCGAGCAGGCTGCCGCAAAACGTGCACGGGTCGGAGCTCGAGCACCGATGGAGTCGTCTCATCCTCGCCACGACCGAGGTGTGGCAGTGCATCGCCAGCTCGGACGAGCAgctgccggccgagctcCGGCACATCCTCAAGTTCATCTGcggcgtggccgaggacCGCTACGGCGACTTCCTGCGGACCGTGACCTACACGGCCGTCTCGGGCTTCCTCTTCCTGCGCTTCATCTGCCCGGCGATCCTGTCACCAAAGCTGTTCGGCCTCACGCGCGACCACCCTCGACCGCAGGCGCAGCGGACCCTGACGCTCATCGCCAAGGTGCTGCAGAAGCTCGCCAACATGTCGACGTTTGGGAAGCGGGAGGAGTGGATGGAGCCGATGAACAAGTTCCTGACGACGCAGCGCGTCGTCTTCCGCGACTTCATCGatcgcgtcgtcggcatcccgGCCGACCGAGCCGTCCAAGGCGTGCCGGCGAGCTACAGCACGCCCATCACCATCATGGGCCGGCTCGGACCGGGTGCCCGAGAGGGCTTCCCGACGCTTCCCTACCTCATCGACCCGGCCAAGAGCTTCGCGAGCCTCGTCAAGCTCTGGGTCGACGCGCGGCCGACGAACTTGAAGGATGaccaggccgagggcgacctCGTCCGCTTCGACGAGATCTGCCACGGCCTCCAGAAGCGGGCTGAAGTCTGCCTGGCCAAGGTCGAGACGacgcgcgccgccgaggtggcctCTCGCGGGGCGGAGAAGCTTGCGGAAACCATGGAGCAAGCGAATCTAATCGAGGCCCTCAGCGTTCCGTACGGGCACGAAGGGCCACCGGGCAGCTCCGGAAGCGACGGGGTGGACGAGCTGAGACGGTGCAGCGACGAGGGACGCAGGCCAGACGGCAAGAAGTCGGGCGGGCTGCGTTACGCCCACAGCATAGCGGGCGGGCCCCTGCGGGCGAGGAACGGCAAGGTTGGGAGGAACATCCTCAGCGGCATCATGAGGATGGGGTCGAAAGCCGAGGGCCACGAGCCGAGGCATCATAAGTGA